The following are encoded together in the Brassica napus cultivar Da-Ae chromosome A9, Da-Ae, whole genome shotgun sequence genome:
- the LOC106363746 gene encoding uncharacterized mitochondrial protein AtMg00310-like, with translation MKVVRRYGKASDQCINFDKSSLLFGKRINTITRQKIKDALGIQNEGGMGTYLGIPEDISGSKYKLFAFLKDKLMHRVNGWTGRWLSKGGKEVLIKSILLALPTYVMSTFLLPLEICENLASAIAQFWWSSNPPKRGIHWAKWEKVCLPREEGGIGFRMIHEFNLALLAKQLWRLVQFPDSLVARVLRGRYYSLSSPLRVNAVTSPSYVWTSISAARKLLLLGIRQKIHSGYEVKVWEDPWIPSNPARPAVPIAPVMHPNMRVSDLIDQESKDWDV, from the coding sequence atgaaagtagtcagaAGATATGGCAAAGCATCTGATCAATGTATCAACTTTGACAAATCGTCCTTACTCTTCGGTAAGCGGATTAATACAATTACTAGACAAAAGATTAAAGATGCACTTGGGATACAGAATGAAGGTGGAATGGGAACATACTTGGGCATCCCCGAAGACATAAGTGGATCTAAATACAAACTTTTTGCATTCCTGAAAGACAAGCTGATGcatagagtgaatggatggacaGGTAGATGGCTCTCAAAAGGTGGAAAGGAGGTGTTGATTAAATCTATCCTGCTTGCTCTTCCGACATACGTCATGTCGACTTTCCTGCTCCCattggagatatgtgaaaatTTAGCTAGTGCCATCGCCCAGTTCTGGTGGAGCTCGAATCCACCAAAGAGAGGAATACACTGGGCAAAATGGGAAAAAGTGTGCCTACCAAGAGAGGAGGGTGGAATTGGTTTCCGAATGATCCATGAGTTCAATCTGGCTCTTCTGGCTAAACAACTATGGAGACTAGTACAGTTCCCTGATTCTCTGGTCGCTAGAGTTTTACGGGGAAGATATTATAGTTTGAGCTCTCCCTTGAGAGTAAACGCTGTGACTAGTCCATCCTATGTGTGGACTAGCATTTCTGCTGCAAGAAAATTGCTACTACTGGGCATTAGACAGAAGATACATTCAGGCTATGAAGTTAAGGTGTGGGAGGATCCATGGATCCCATCGAACCCCGCGAGGCCAGCTGTCCCCATAGCTCCAGTTATGCATCCTAATATGAGAGTGAGCGATCTTATTGATCAGGAATCAAAGGATTGGGATGTGTGA
- the LOC106365268 gene encoding S-type anion channel SLAH1-like — protein sequence MESLEIPRQEVHIKINDSLSTTKERNTDLPHAKPIVLMSVLSSLHAGYFRISLSLCSQALLWKIMIAPHSLSMSHLQSSLPSMAFHLLWYLALATQLSLCVLYALKCFFFFDLVKEEFSHYIGVNYLYAPSISWLILLQSAPVMEPQSVLYQTLFSVFALPVLALDTKLYGQWFTTEKRFLSMMANPASQVSVIANLVAARGAAEIGWMECALCLFSLGMVHYLVIFVTLYQRLPGGKNFPTKLRPVFFLFFAAPAMGSLAWNSICGTFDPLAKMLFFLSLFIFMSLVCRPNLFKKAMKRFNVAWWAYSFPITFLALDSVQYAQDVKDQVASGMMLIFSSISVLIFLGMMVLTAANSNRLLRRDPVLGSAASPKDKQKSSRLGTGTC from the exons ATGGAAAGCTTGGAAATTCCTAGGCAAGAAGTTCACATCAAAATTAATGATTCACTATCGACCACTAAAGAGAGAAACACTGACCTCCCTCATGCCAAACCCATTGTTCTGATGTCTGTATTGAGTAGTCTCCATGCAGGCTATTTCAGAATAAGCCTCTCTCTCTGCAGCCAGGCTCTGCTATGGAAGATAATGATCGCACCTCATTCACTAAGCATGTCTCACTTGCAAAGCAGTCTCCCGTCTATGGCGTTCCATCTCCTGTGGTACCTAGCACTTGCAACGCAACTGTCACTCTGTGTTTTGTACGCGTTGaagtgtttcttcttctttgacttGGTGAAAGAAGAGTTCTCACATTATATTGGAGTAAACTATCTTTACGCTCCATCCATCTCATGGCTTATCTTGCTTCAGTCAGCTCCAGTGATGGAACCACAAAGCGTTCTGTATCAGACATTATTCTCCGTGTTTGCTCTTCCCGTCTTGGCCCTCGACACAAAGCTTTATGGCCAGTGGTTCACAACAGAGAAAAGGTTCCTGTCGATGATGGCAAACCCGGCAAGCCAAGTATCAGTAATTGCAAACCTAGTGGCTGCACGGGGAGCAGCAGAGATAGGTTGGATGGAGTGTGCTCTATGCTTGTTCTCGCTCGGGATGGTTCACTATTTGGTTATCTTTGTTACACTTTATCAACGTCTACCGGGAGGTAAGAACTTCCCAACCAAGCTGAGGCCagttttcttcttgttctttgcTGCACCAGCCATGGGAAGTCTAGCTTGGAACTCCATTTGTGGAACCTTTGATCCTCTAGCAAAGATGTTGTTCTTTCTTTCGCTCTTCATCTTCATGTCCCTG GTTTGTAGGCCAAATCTTTTCAAGAAGGCAATGAAAAGATTCAATGTTGCATGGTGGGCTTACTCGTTCCCCATCACTTTTCTTGCATTAGACTCAGTTCAGTATGCGCAAGATGTGAAAGATCAGGTCGCTTCTGGAATGATGCTTATCTTCTCATCTATCTCCGTTTTGATCTTCCTTGGTATGATGGTTCTGACAGCAGCAAACAGCAATAGACTACTCAGACGAGATCCTGTCCTCGGTTCTGCAGCTAGTCCAAAAGACAAGCAAAAGTCATCACGGCTCGGCACTGGTACATGTTAA